A stretch of DNA from Plodia interpunctella isolate USDA-ARS_2022_Savannah chromosome 11, ilPloInte3.2, whole genome shotgun sequence:
TAATCATTCGCTACAAACTAACAAAGATTCGTGATACACTATTTTCTAAGATTAATTTTCttcctatttataaaatagcaaCTACCCACTTTTTGccattttatttctcaatttttCAGTATATTTTCTTGCCCTGGAAGTTTGTAACATATTAATCTTGATTACATTTTTAGTTGAACAAATCTTTACTAATATCTGCAAAGTGAAACTTATCCAGTGAGAAAATAAGCTGACGAACATACGAGTTTCCTCATATCGATGGTTCTAGCACTGCTACCATAGATCTTTGAGTCAActtgtcaattaaaaaatatacatatttggtGCACAATTTTTAAGAAACACTCATGAAAATATTAGAGTTTAATGTATCTATCTTCACTAATGTTATCTAGTACCTGCAAACCAGTGCAGCCGGCACGAATATTCGTAAGTGTACTCGTATCATCGACATCAAATTGTATATGGAAAATTGATAGTGCCTTTTAGGTGTGACACATGCGCTGTTCATTTTCCTCATCAATTTTATGGATGATTTGCTTATAGAATGTGTTGTAAAAAAGCTAAATATCTGCTATAAAACGCAATAGGAAAAATCATTCTCGTATGATCTACATtcttacattttctttataaagtgtgtgtctgtgtgtgtgtTCGTTGATGTTAACACACAATTAGCTAAAATTACACTATACATACATCCGCGTAGCATGTGCGAAGTGTTAAGCATCGGAATGCTAAACGGCTAAGGAAGTAAAGCTAAGCTAGCAATCGATAAAATGGTTAGATCAGAAACTTGAAATGAGGTGCAGTatggtaatattaaaatattatatataaactaataataaaaagtaaataaaaagtattctacACATTTCAAAGTCTGTGGATACCAGCAACATTTTGACCAAAAACACTGAAGTTTAACCAATCAACTGACCGAGCCAAGTTCGGCTCGGTTCTTATGAAGAATCAAGGCGAAGCTGAGCTGACTTTGCAAAAtgtgaaaacttaaaaaagttTCGAACAGCGtagtatttactttttacgaaaaatattgtaaagtataGTGGTGAGCTATAAAGCTCACGTTCTGTAGGTAATCTATGGTTCCTCCCTCTACATTATGTTCGTAATCAATATGACTGACTGcaaatatagttttcaattctataatgttttattgcgAAGATCCTCACGTTACaaatattaagttatataatacattgtcataTTTCTCAAacctacaatatatataaatattattttaaaaatggtaagcccttctggcatttAAACTAGCATTAAAATGAGTATATACGGcatttaaatgagtttctttcggcatttcttctcagcagtggtcgttccgtaATACTAGttttttgtagctttgataactattatttaatttagaatatgaggTGAAAAAGTTCCCgcgaaggcctaatttctgaaagaattatttgattttgatttatgacaAACTATCAGCTGCTGAGAAGACATTTCAACTCATTTAAATAGCATTGATATCTATATTGACAGAGGAGCTTaacattaaaatcaaatacaaaCGTTGTCTTTGTTGGAATgtatgtttggaaaataaacAGGCAGACATTTTTAATCTTGGGTCTTCACCgtctggaccgattttgatgttataaattctatatttaattctatatttaGAGGTGTTTTAGAGGTGTCGCCGAAGCttaatgccggctacacactaacgccgaactcggacagatgcccaagcgaatgcatgaacattgtgttatttgtatgagagcttttatttaccgaaaTGAAAAACCGGCAATCTATACCGAATCCGCAAGGTTCACCAAACTGCACCGCGATAATGTCTCGTAATAGTTAGatagaaagacagacagacttttgcctttatattattatgatggaTGGATTTTACTGTTACCGGACTTAGCTATaatctttataaattataccagTTGTAAAAGTTTGCGCTTATCTTTTGtttgaaactttttaataCAGAGATTATAAAGCACCCTTCTTCGAAGAGACaaggtaaaattaatattacaaaataatattagagtTGCACAAGTCagcaactttgacgttgactttaacctgcgcaaagtacgccattttgccTGAATGTAAGCCCTCGTTGTTAAAGACCAATACTATGAAACAATATGATGAACGAAATTAAACatctatttattacaaaaaggaaattcaattttccctgtgtaaatattttgttgggTCCGTGTTCAATTCTGTAAAACGAGTATTAATTACCTATACGATTAAAACGATTACTTACTTTTTCTGccaatgtgattggtttaatttttgtcaaatagTGAAATGAGATCAATAATTAGCATTTCGATTTTGTATTACGTTTGTGTTCTGTGAAAATTATATGCAAGCTTCTGAGAAGTGACCCAACTAGCTgggttttataaatatataattatatactatctttttcccgcggcttcgcctgcgcaAATTTCCCACTGGAACATTCTGGGATGAaaacatttcaagaagataacgcgtgaaaaggtaaccaacaaacttactttcgcatttataatattagttaggattataaTTAACTTCCTATCTATCTAGCACCTACTTCATCACGGTGGAGACagtcaaataaatcaatttgtatTTAGCATCAACAACTTCCtctcatttatatattttctgttctGATTCAACTTGAAATCAATGATCTAAAGTGAAAATGCAAATCCGCGGTAATTTTAATTCggaaaatcccacgggaacgaagccccagGTCGCTGCTTGTCTTATATAATTTGGCTTTCTATATCTCACCCTCCTATATCCATCCCGGTGACAtgcggagctgtgacgccccgaagccaccagggttcgcgtaaaaaatCAACCATTAAATTCTGAAGATTTGACTATGCTTTTACAATCCTCTTTGGGGATGCTATTATTGCCTAGgcgtgtgtcccttagtcgcctcgtacgacatccacgagagcATTTGCAGTgctcctattctagggcgagACTACACGCCAcagatatataatttgaattagactcaattttgaagatacaAATAAATCGATACAAATCAGTGTTAATAGCTCTGACACATTAAATGCTAATTGGATAAATCACAATGATTTTATCCCTTGCTAATTAGCTGATTAGAATAATTATCTCACTTATTTCATTTGAAGCATGCGATATTGACGaactcgatggcgcagtggtaaagtgcttgcttctaaaccgaaaggtcccggatTCGTTCCCCGgtggggtcatgatggaaaatgatctttttctgattagctcgggtgttggatgtttatctacgtatgtatttgttataaaatatagtatcgttgagttagtatcccataacacaagtctcgaacttactttgggtagCTACCAGTGCCGCCCACTGGCCTTACTTTTGGATGAAGAatatgggccatgacccaccacgcgggcccattgcgaCTTGATACATTAGGTAGAGACCAACAGCGTACCATGCTATCttaatagttattaataattaaaccctactaatattacgtTTTGTAGACTTTTTATTTAGCCGTGAATGTAGAgtgctggaccgattttgatgaaatttggtagcaGGTAGTTAAGGACCCTCgttcaaacataaatataatggtGAGGGGGAGTGGGTGGGtgaaaataaacgcgggcgaatccgcgggaaaaagcttttaaaagtaaagtaaagCTTAAAAGGGCTTCgttctgtctaccccgtaagggataatACAATACGATAATgctgtttatttgtattaatcaCTGAACCAAGTTCGAGCCACAATCTGCcgcaaaaacttaaaaaaaatagatgaaCCAATTCTGAAGCATAATAGGGGTACCCACATAACGCTTTTCTCTAttcacataaattaatatgcacGCTTTGGCCAATTACACTTCCGCTGTTTTAAAACCATATTTAAAACGTATGTCGAAATTAATCTCACTACGACGGAATCCAACCGCATCGCAGAggcaaaataaaacttatctgGTTGAGTTTTAACGAattaattccattttatttgcattcatGTTTGAGTTTCTTTTGTAACTGCATATTATCAACAAATGAAATGCAGTTATTGATCAATGTGTGAAACTGAACTACATTTAtgcattatattatgtattttagacCTGTGATGAGGAGAGAAGGTGAACAGCATATAAAGTTGAGATTTGACTAGaatatttactgaaaaaagacaaatataaaagtagGAAGGTAAACAGGAAAGGATATAGTGAAACTCAccatcatcagcctacccttgtcccactttatgtgtggtcggtacagcatgtcagtctccttcacttctccctgtctgatgttaaccgatctgttacttcctttttagccatatcctgccTGACGCACTCAATCTACCTTTTCTTCGACCTGCCTTTACTTTCCTTGCCATGTGGAAAAGAAAAGCCTTAATTTTATGGATAAATTGTATCAGAGATGATGCGAAGATAGTAGGAGAAGTGAGTAAGGTGCTTAACCAATGCTCACGTGTGGCATCACTCGACACCGCGTGAATTCGCGCCAGTCTTCATATCCCTGACATAACAGACAAACTCCATTATAATGAAACAACGTATATCATGAGCATCGCTACAAAGGTTATCTGCATATTTCAGCTTGCATTGTTGTATTCCGATCTGAAGGGAGAGAGCACAGACATGGTCATTGTAATTACAGCGTAATGAGATGTACTCGTAAACGCGCGTGTGATTTTTCTGGTGTTGGATGCGTCCGTAGTGGCTGTACCTATGCTATGTGGCTGCTGtgtgcctgatggtaagcaaagaCTGCAACCCATGGACACAAACAACCTGAACGAGTCACCGATACCAATACCGGGTACTATCCATACTaccatacaatattataaatgtgaaagtgtgtttgtttgtccatCTTTAACGTCAAAACGAAGCAacggattgaggtgatttttagtgtggagatagttggagagCTAGATAATgtcataggctactttttgccgcgggcggagccgcgggcggagccgcgggcaacagctagtaggtatataaaattggtaaaattattttccgaATTCCGCAATAATAATGGCAATGTTACAAGGGTAATTTTAATCAGTGgcgaacatatttttatacctgtACGGGATAAGTTAATGCCGGTAGAACTGTCGACCCTTATCTGCAAGTATCTGGAGGTATTAAGTGGTGAGCACATTAAGCTATATCATTTACATACTATGAAGAATTTTCGTATGAAAATGtagtaaatatgtatgaaatacagatatattatatttctctcGCATCTTATGTCAATTAAAGAGTAGTTTGCTTCGCTGTTTGGATTCCATTTCAATgcaggcaaatatttgtacctgtgaTCACAACACATCAAACGTTCTTTATTTCTTAGAGTGGAAgtggatttaaataaaaaaagacgtTGCGCAAATTTAAGTTAACGTCATAAttgacatatttaaattagccATAATTGGCATATTCCACCTTTGTAATAGGCttttaataatgttgaaatgttcaaaatctatattagtataaaatatcttcGTCCAAACAAGAGTCCCACTTATACCCTAAGTTggtatttaacataaaattcaaaaagtacCACCGGCGTGTGGGAATATGACCGCAATAGGACCGCTtcatcctcccgtggatgtcgtacgaggcgactaaggggcaCAAAGCCTTAACtgctgataggcaacgataTCAGGCGGGCGGCCGATTGTAAATTCATAGCCAAATTTAATGCCATTTCTTACGCTAACAGGGCTCTGGGGCGTTAAAGCTCCGAATGCAACGGGAGCCGAAAATGAAAGAACCAGGGGTATTTATTTGGGTGGCTCCACAACTCACATGTGCACACTgccttttataaaaatgataaatttatactaaGTAATCATAATTAGGGCTCGCTgccataatttattgataatctCCAGACTTCAGAGTAATAAATTCAAACGCGTATgtctttttgttatttacaacGTATTCggtaatgtaattaatttatggaaCATGAAACATGAATctactttttttcaaacaaatatttaattatcctacaaattttaaaatcagttaataaaatagGACATACGTataagattataattttataatttatctatatatataagaacaaGCGTTTTTCACAAATCAATGCCCAGCCTAAACCAgaaatttgggcagtagctttagATTATAAGCACGTAGTGCtagataagaaaggaattttcaaaattcgacccctATAGGGGTAAAAATTAGGGGTAAagtttgaatgaatttttttaaatttaattatctataTAGAGCGATTTCTAAGAAAGATTTATCATGGTTTTACCcgtggttttactcgagcgaagccgtgacgggctgctagtcacttataaacataatacTAACCTATTATTGAGTTTTTTGAGTCTATtgcgaacagatagacagacgccgcagaatactttgttttacaatatgtaaggatatataAACCTATAGAGAtcatgttttacaataatattagaacctaaatctaaaactaaattccaaaaataaacctaGGCTTATGGACTACactatttgtttttagattagaatatagaatttttaaaacaaaatgggCACAATTCACActcaaagtaataaaatattcagaacAAACATTTTCCGGTGTGTTTCACGAATCGAAATTCACGATATGAAATGTTAGATagacatgttatttttaaataacgcGATTTTGAACTTTATAGCTGTGTATATAAGAATCACGAACGGCAAAAGAATTACACATGTTTTTAGATGTgattgtgtataaaattttagagGCTCGTAAAATATTCCGGTGCATATTTTGCGcgttaacttttaaatattgaacaaCCATTTGGTGAcagctaaatatatattatttttgatgttgtttttaaatcaataacatGGATCTGGTAAGgacttttttatacattattgtGGTAAAatgttgtacctacctaagaaACAAAATAGTATCTGGAAATTTTGCCGAATGAATAATATCACCAATTAGAttcagtaaaatatataaatacgatCTTGAAATAACTCTCATATcgaatatttctatttttacgtTCTCTTATTGATtgaaataagataataataatttttaaaaaaagataatataagGTTGTGATCTCAATGAAcacttttaacaaaaataggtacatgATAAGGGTCTATTTTTGAGATACAgcacattttaaaaactgcaaatgtatgttattatttaaaagatatgttGTCATTCATggacgtataaaaaatatcttttttttacacgtcCATGTTGTCATTATACAAACGCTACGCAAAAGatggtattatttttttggcgAAAAATGAGATCatgctaaaaaaaataaagcatacatttttaagaataatacGAGTAGTGCTATTCTATACTTGGCACCCTGCATGGCCGATATGCACTTATCCACATTAAACtaaaacgattttatttttcagttgcCTCTCTCAGTTCTGATAGTCACGATTATTCACCAAACAAGCGCTGTTCGCCTCAACACTCTCTTCCAACACCTCGATGGCTATAAAGGAGATTACTACCTGAAAGGTTGGCTCCACGTCGGCACCAACTATGCTATCCTACTCAGAAAACCTGAAGCCCACGCTAAATATTTAACCTACGAGTTGTACGAATCGAAAAACATTGACGATCTTGACACCAGAGGACCCCAGCTACTAGCTATATCTAAGGTTCCTGTGGATTACATAAAGCAGCAACTAAAAACGTTTGGCACAGAGTTACATAGTGCGAAATATCTTGAACCAAACGCCGTCCCTGGAACCCAGGTGCGGACATTGAGAGAGTGGCAGATATCCAGGGCGCTCAGCAAGCaaggtgaaaataaaatactaaagaCCAAACCGAAAGTTTTGCGAACGCGGattgataatgacaatgataacgatgatgataatgaataatgcattgttcttttgttatttttatttctatgtacTTAAATTTCCTTAGATATTTGATCATTATAATATGGCAAGGtatacgattttttaaaaccatATTATGTGAGTTTAAATTGGTATCAGTGCATAGATATCGGCAGTTTAGAACAGACAATTTTCGTCTTATATGTCCACACATTAACtggatttgataaaaaataatgcacgTCGTGATCTAAAACAGCAACGTCAAATGTCAATATcacaaagataaatttatgtgGTTCCGCCATAAAATAGGACCGCTCCATATCCTGCCATAACCTTCGCATCACtaatagtattcccaaggaggtCAACCAAACGgacagttgtaaaatcacagctgaaaattcaaaattttaaggtttataaCATCGCTTAACACAAAATACAACTACAAATAACTCCActgaatattttcaacaagATTCAGATCTGcagaataaaatgtattaaaggTAAAATTGTGGAAAATCACaacatgtatttttcaaaGTCGGTCAAAGTATAAAATGCGGACATAAAATCTTGCCACAGGTAAAACCGGGTTTACGGACCGCATAAATCAGTCAAATGGTATCTTCGTGAAGTATTCATTGTACCTGATCATTTGTACCCTTAGCGGGCAGTACCTTCATTATGACATAATTTATGGTACGAAAAGGGTTCATCTGGATGGCAATACagtgaaaaagaaatttaggaatatacttttattagtAACTTAATtgaatttctaattaaatttctattcTTTGCCGAGAAGTCTGCAAGCTTTACTCAAACTCGTGGCATTTTTCACAACttgattaaatttagatttgGATACTTGtaagaacataaaaaaaaataaaaaattcccttccttcatattataaaacgactTAATAATGCACTTGGCAACCGGCCTTTTCCAgtaaaatttggattttattcaatagaTGTTTTTCTCGGCGCGATTTCATAAGATGTTATAATGTAAAGAGGAAACAGATGGAGAAcagttgttttataaattattgctAGCTTTATCCagccgcgtttatttcgtgcgtacgctcataacttatcaatataaatatctcgggttctaagaaacgtatcgcgatgaaacctaaaCCAGAATTAAAGTTAGACCATCAGTTCGACCATTAGTCGTTAAAAtcccgccaatccgcaatagGCCCCACCATGCGGGCCTGTTCCCCAGCAGGAGGGACATTTAACTGAAAAACGGATCTGCAGTTTCCATATTTTGTGAAGGTGTTAAGTAGACAAATAgctcacaaaatattttcctctTCCTTTGTTTTTGATGAGTTCCCGCCATTTATTCGGGAAAATTTCAGTTTGATATTGTTTTGGAGGTAACagggttatatatatatatataaccctGTTTATGTCTCCACTATCACATTAGGTATACACCTAATGTGATAGTGGAGACATATACTATTAATTACAACACATAGtaacaaatttgttttgttttttgtttgcttagtttatttacttgtgGGCAATAGGTGATATAAAAGAATtctaaagttataaaaatttgaGTTTTTATTACTACCGCAATTAAAAACCTGCAGCGAGCCgggtgtatatatatatatacctataatacaGTAATGGTAGttgtatgaataaaataaaaagtacttttagttttgttttgaaaaagtaatttagCATGCAatgttatgtaggtattatataaaaaatattctgtgctaaaataatattttgctaaattactgttatgttaaaaaaaatatgccaaCATAGTTATGCCGAAGCATATtaggaaaaacaaaattatgtaaagaGAAGGCATCCAGATATCTGTAACTTTATACCTAGATCTACTTTTGAAGGTTGACCAAAGTTTCAAGGAAAACAAAGAGTAAACAATAATTCTATCCCATACAATCCAATACACACTCTAGCCACTCACAATCACTCCCATCAATCTTTACTTGGAAACAATCTCCAAGGCAGTTTCCATCAAGGCAGTAACTACAcgcattataataatagtttgcTAAATATAAACCGTTGTCTAACAAGCTTGCCATCACATCACATTCGAAATTCGAACTTTGGCACATCTGAGCCAGCcagctttttttttctttctagtCGATCTATGCAGCCAGCTTActgacttattaaaatatctatcgTTCAAGTGTAATTATGTGTACTGCAAAacttaattgaaaattcaaaGAAACATACGTAGACTggatacatttttgacacaagcgtTTATTAGATATAGAGATATAGAAAGAGAGGATCTTATAGAATtcaatttatgataaaaaatctaccgtacctaaaataaattgttgagGAGTCTCCACGTCTGGAGCCGAACCTGAGTGTACCATCAGGTTATGCTTATCAGCTCCATCggctaaataaaagcttataaaaaattatgtgagTAGGATAACATTTAGGAAGAgtgttttatgaattttaaaaatccaactaaaataaaataagttagcTCTTTTGCCTTCTACTCGTAAGTACTTTGGCCGAAAGAATTTTGTACTTTACCAACTCAGAACTTGCATTTTCGGTACTCATTCATAAATCTAAGTATCAAATTCTTGGTTCAGTGGTTCAAACTGCAATCCATaaaatgttagtaacaatttaGCTTAATGGCTACGTTggtgttataaaattattagaacTATAATTTTGCCACAATGtggaatttaattaattgatttacgTCAACTGTTAGACAACTGTTTACgtcttttattgtttaaaaaaaaaacttgaaatatcgcgttatttacgagtacgagttccaccgtggcaccagtgctgcggAAATGGTTCGAAGGGTTAATGATGTGCATGGCGGTCGTGTCGCAAAAGTGCGTTTTACGTTCCAAAATTTTcgttctggaaatttcgaCCTGCAGAACAAGCCCCGTGGACGGCCGGAGTCCCTAGttgataatgaaatttgaaagcTATTGTGGAAGCGGAGCCATCGCAAATCACGTCCGAGTTAGCTTCAGGTTTcggtgttagtgataaaactattttaatccacttgAACCAAATTGGAAAGATTAAGAAACTTGAAAGGTGGGTATCGCACGAATTGAGTGAAGCAAACCGGCAAACGCGTGTCGACTGCGATGGCAAAAATGCATAGAAaataatggttcttactttgattaaaaaaacatattatattaaaaaatattcgactttttgcttatgaaattggcgtttggtataggaggaaTCCTATACCAAAcaccaatttcatatgtaaggacctaaatcaattatgtaaatatattgaaaaattggTAAATGTTACCTTCAATTGTTCATACGATACGAAGCAAAGCGCGCCTCTAGTAATACAGTCgatgtcaagttaccctgcagcATCTATGCCACGGTAATAACGGCGAATCCGAAATGAATTGGCGTgagttgatgtgctgtcgactgtacatattTGTGAATCAATAAGATCAAATAGTGCTTCAACAGATGCTCTTTACAGGCTAATAAAGGAATATGAAATATACAGGAGTACTCAGATGGCTTGATATATCCAATATTGGAGATATTTCGTtgattttgttcaataaatacaatattcaatACGTACATTGAAACagatattacattataactatattagatttcataaaatttattttgttgcttaatttaagtatgaaaataatcatCGCTAATggtttattacttatataacggagatatttttctataagtgtaattaatgttttcaatcaatgaaaataataatacaagaatttttaaaaatcataaaatataaaatgactgCCGTTCGCAATGAAGGAAGGAaacgttttttattattaattaactaaaatatattttttttaatattttataaagaaaaatctgaaaacttaattgaaaaaaaaaatttaaacattttctacgagataaaattgtatgaaattaaataaatagttcagtaaaaagttaataaaagaGTATTACTAGAGAAATGTTAATTCCTCGAAGATTAAtttatcatggaattagtagggacggaatacctactaatactGTGTTTGACTTAAATTTTTGTGTACTTTTTGTgcttccttttttttaatgtatgcaattgttatgtaattatttataagtaaatttgtACACAATATTGTGTTGTTCatgaaataaagtaataagaATATagtttgacaacctcggtggcgcagttgtaaagtgcttgcctctgaaccgagaggtcccgggttcaaaccccggtcgggttatagataaatatctcagacccgggccaatcagaaaaagatatatatatcgggttatgatggaaaattatcttatataaattgttatcaaatttatataacgttgagttagtattccataacttactactttggagctaactcaatctgtatgatttgtccgtatgtttttatttatctatagttACTGTTAGAGAAATGTTAATACAATCTTAGGAAACAAATGGTAAACTCAGCGATAAGGacagtaatataatttctaatacaaaaatttattgttgagGAGCGTGTAACAACACCGTTTGTCTTTCGCTTTACTATCTAATTCAATTAAAGGTGCAGATATCATGATACTCCCACTAATGAAAACGTCAGGGAATACTTGCATTATCAttccttatttatatttcaaatacttaCCCCTCTATAAAATCaacaaacattacattaaataaactaatcttaaattttaaaatgttgtagtCCAAGTGCATTGACCTGCGACATCGTGCCCATTAGGCTGGCAACATCGCCAATTTGAACCTCAAATGATTCTCGAAAATTGAAATCCGAAACATATTAGAATACTTGGTAATGACATTGTCAAGTAATGTTACTTAACTTTATTggacaataacaaaaacagtAAAACATTAATGCCTTAGTTCTTTTACAGTATCTCTAAATACTTACTAATTTACCTATACGTTTATAGATAGATCTCATCACTAGAAAATTACACTTCGTGGTAccatttaacttttaaagccCTACCGTATCACCAGGGTCAAGAAGGGCTACGGCGCGATCCGATGTGCACAAAAGGTAGGATGGCTATGAGCCCATGCTAACAAAGCATTCctacataataacaaaatgagtCAAAAATGTGAAAACATAGAGTGCAGTAAGACGGTGTGACATTTATCATAGAGCGCGAGTCACTCGCGAAAAATCAGACCAATATTTCAGAGACGCTTCGAAATATAGAGGTACGTGTCAAGGCACTGTTACGTACACGTAGAACAAGGCGAATATTTTATGTCGTCTTTCACATTTTGTACGGTAAAATTGATTTCACGTTTAGCTTTAGTTGAATGACAAGAGCGGAAGTCTCTTGTgcttgattttaaaataattttactgtcTCACATCATTTTATcacaattaattatgtatattatttatttctatacgaGCTTATTAACATAGTGTGTggt
This window harbors:
- the LOC128673764 gene encoding uncharacterized protein LOC128673764, with translation MDLLPLSVLIVTIIHQTSAVRLNTLFQHLDGYKGDYYLKGWLHVGTNYAILLRKPEAHAKYLTYELYESKNIDDLDTRGPQLLAISKVPVDYIKQQLKTFGTELHSAKYLEPNAVPGTQVRTLREWQISRALSKQGENKILKTKPKVLRTRIDNDNDNDDDNE